One part of the Thermoanaerobacterium sp. CMT5567-10 genome encodes these proteins:
- the rsmB gene encoding 16S rRNA (cytosine(967)-C(5))-methyltransferase RsmB: MNQRDIAFKILYDVFAKKGYLNIVLNKYLNNDEIEDVDKSFIKEIVFGPIERKYTLDHIIDHYSTRGIKKIDDKVLIILEMGLFQLMYMDKVPDYAAINESVNLAKKYVGKYASKFVNAVLRSYLRNTKQIKFLQPDENLTEYLSFKYSFPEWIVKRLLNNYDRDATESILESLNGRPEISIRINTLKIDGKSFEKKLKYRGLNYKKGLYNDEAYYIGLKNITNDEMYNDGLIQVQDEGAMIISKVLSPEPDDMVMDVCSAPGGKTTHLSQLMNNKGKIVAFDIYEHKIDLIKRNCRRLGIDNIDALVFDSTNVNSEYIDKADKVLVDVPCSGIGIIRKKPDIKLKNYTEKDFEELNNIQYRILSSSSKYVKRGGYILYSTCTIGREENMNVVDKFLNENKEFKISDIRPFLPEKLISYVDDRGCIQLLPNINNTDGFFICKMQRNN, from the coding sequence ATGAATCAGCGAGATATTGCTTTTAAAATTTTATACGACGTATTTGCAAAAAAAGGTTATTTAAATATTGTGCTTAATAAATATTTAAATAATGATGAAATAGAAGACGTAGATAAAAGTTTTATTAAAGAGATAGTTTTTGGGCCGATAGAAAGAAAGTATACGCTAGATCATATTATCGATCATTACTCAACGAGAGGTATTAAAAAAATTGACGATAAGGTTCTTATAATACTTGAAATGGGTTTGTTTCAGCTAATGTATATGGACAAGGTTCCCGATTATGCAGCTATAAATGAATCAGTTAATCTTGCAAAAAAGTATGTAGGAAAGTATGCTTCTAAGTTTGTCAATGCAGTATTGCGAAGTTATTTACGCAATACTAAGCAGATTAAGTTTTTACAACCTGATGAAAACTTAACCGAATATTTATCTTTTAAATATTCATTTCCTGAATGGATTGTTAAAAGACTGTTAAATAATTACGATAGAGATGCTACAGAGAGTATATTAGAATCGCTTAATGGCAGACCTGAAATATCAATCAGGATTAATACTTTAAAGATTGATGGAAAAAGTTTTGAAAAAAAATTAAAGTATAGGGGACTTAACTATAAAAAAGGATTGTACAATGATGAGGCTTACTATATAGGCTTAAAAAATATTACCAATGATGAAATGTATAATGATGGATTAATACAGGTTCAAGATGAAGGAGCCATGATTATTTCAAAGGTTTTATCTCCGGAGCCTGACGACATGGTGATGGATGTTTGCAGTGCGCCTGGAGGAAAAACTACTCATCTGTCTCAATTAATGAATAACAAAGGTAAAATAGTAGCGTTTGACATATATGAACATAAAATAGACTTAATAAAAAGAAATTGCAGGAGATTAGGCATAGATAATATAGATGCACTTGTATTTGATTCAACTAATGTAAATAGTGAATATATTGATAAAGCTGATAAAGTTCTTGTTGATGTTCCATGCAGTGGAATAGGGATCATAAGAAAAAAACCGGATATAAAATTGAAAAATTATACAGAGAAAGATTTTGAAGAACTAAATAACATACAGTATCGCATACTTTCTTCCAGCTCTAAATATGTAAAAAGGGGTGGGTATATTTTATACAGCACTTGCACAATAGGCAGAGAAGAAAATATGAATGTAGTTGATAAGTTTTTAAATGAAAATAAAGAGTTTAAGATTTCTGATATAAGGCCTTTTTTGCCAGAGAAATTAATATCTTATGTAGATGATAGAGGATGTATACAACTGCTACCAAATATAAACAATACAGATGGTTTTTTTATATGCAAAATGCAGAGAAATAACTAA